From one Montipora capricornis isolate CH-2021 chromosome 10, ASM3666992v2, whole genome shotgun sequence genomic stretch:
- the LOC138019232 gene encoding cysteine/serine-rich nuclear protein 3-like — protein MSKRKHDEEDSLSTASSDSADSLGNVEDYRRAKRNRRVRFSERTVFHFPRTQGYTCVPSNGGTTLGMKHKHIYVERVLISDDDLSESEHSYDSADSEEEHCFMPIPQKDRKDILKAAGVTKINKQEAIECMQIRYSRQICGCSCKGFCQPESCSCYVNGINCQVDRDGFPCGCTREGCQNPNGRHEYDPITVRRHFIDTVLKLQGEQCLWQETAYGDQGDNVVSNVQVSIPVLSFASVS, from the coding sequence ATGTCAAAAAGGAAACATGACGAGGAAGATTCATTGAGTACTGCAAGTTCCGACAGCGCCGATAGCTTGGGAAATGTAGAGGACTATCGGCGAGCGAAGAGAAATCGAAGAGTTCGTTTTAGCGAGCGGACAGTGTTCCATTTTCCCCGCACCCAAGGTTATACGTGTGTACCGTCAAACGGAGGAACAACCCTTGGGATGAAACACAAACACATTTATGTCGAAAGGGTGCTTATTTCGGACGACGATTTAAGTGAAAGTGAACATTCATATGACAGTGCGGATAGCGAGGAAGAACATTGCTTTATGCCAATTCCTCAGAAGGACCGCAAGGACATTTTGAAAGCGGCCGGCGTAACGAAAATCAACAAACAAGAGGCCATTGAGTGTATGCAAATTAGATATTCGCGGCAAATTTGCGGATGTTCTTGCAAAGGATTTTGTCAGCCAGAGTCTTGTAGTTGTTATGTGAACGGAATTAATTGCCAAGTTGATCGGGACGGTTTCCCGTGTGGCTGTACTCGTGAGGGATGTCAAAATCCAAACGGACGCCACGAATATGATCCGATAACTGTGCGTCGCCACTTCATTGACACTGTCCTGAAACTACAAGGGGAGCAATGTCTATGGCAAGAGACAGCATACGGTGATCAGGGAGATAACGTTGTAAGCAATGTTCAAGTTTCTATCCCTGTATTAAGCTTTGCATCTGTTTCATAG
- the LOC138022306 gene encoding ubiquitin carboxyl-terminal hydrolase 10-like — translation MPNPGEGLIFGDFTPEEWEKYFNNSLAQSGNFQAVEFLFDFENSDPDDQFASYKAEPRTQSLSSDTPGAKNIHAGPEDSGVEVGQESEQESAPGMVVQSMSNASNLLDEQKMLGQMNRTNVGHTEFGEKSISEEHDIEKRTTRASRPTSAVSPGWGFPSLAATVTDKAGEKTDTERSRKRRRRRRQRKRSGSVSSSSSECSEKERTVLNSPVLVPKHKSSSVLSSEEFIVEKESLKMEITCSSFCSQQGDFLDKENSSPRQSPNCCDETNGETCLSTDGTLNSSPVQSDTDTSMTGSLPEKRLSYEHQEEESLQTLEDQCKMLPNTLNHIVEKKETPKLSSWADLFKVNSNSSPGITVKALSTVMATKTCVDVKKTEARVAQTIIGVEEDKYAKQFAEAIQKQQFKYSHQAFIPCGLINKGNWCYINATLQALAVCSPFFNLLRQLPFIKDKGPTSTPILDSMVTFVNEFKVMPVKQGNSANKPKTDFCVSDPVEPSYVYKMLSTIQSSLSAKGRQEDAQEFLNCILNGMHEEMLQLSKVISTPLTENEIAEVLTDIENIHASGQEDDGDWEEVGPNNKSVVTRVGTSRQSPISDIFGGFLRSSVHLVGLKDSANVEPFFELHLDVQPVTSVEEALKNLVLKEEVQGYTCSTTKVQVDISRRVTLEGLPKILILHLKRFIYSKSGSQKLQKVIDYPLELIIGKELLSSSVKHKYSAAQKTYNLFAVVYHHGKNSCGGHYTCDVCHPFYGWIRADDTRLKTVPSSYVLKPTQGKDPYMLFYRRTDLMP, via the exons ATGCCTAATCCAGGAGAG GGCTTAATCTTCGGTGATTTCACCCCAGAAGAATGGGAGAAATACTTCAATAACTCGCTTGCTCAAAGTGGAAATTTTCAGGCAGTTGAG TTTCTGTTCGATTTCGAGAATTCTGATCCCGACGACCAGTTCGCTAGCTACAAAG CTGAGCCAAGAACACAAAGTTTATCAAGTGACACCCCTGGAGCAAAAAACATACATGCAGGACCAGAAGATTCTGGGGTGGAAGTTGGGCAGGAGAGCGAACAAGAAAGTGCCCCAGGCATGGTAGTGCAATCCATGAGCAATGCAAGTAACTTACTGGATGAACAAAAAATGCTTGGCCAGATGAACCGAACTAATGTTGGACATACTGAGTTTGGTGAGAAAAGCATTTCTGAGGAGCATGATATTGAGAAAAGGACAACAAGAGCTtctag GCCCACGTCTGCTGTATCACCAGGTTGGGGTTTCCCTTCCTTGGCAGCGACTGTTACAGACAAAGCAGGAGAAAAGACTGACACTGAAAGGTCACGTAAGCGTCGCAGGAGGAGACGGCAAAGAAAACGGTCTGGATCAGTTTCCAGCTCGTCTAGTGAATGTAGTGAGAAGGAAAGGACTGTGTTAAATTCCCCTGTATTAGTCCCTAAACACAAAAGCAGCTCTGTTCTGAGCTCAGAAGAGTTCATAGTTGAGAAGGAGTCTCTGAAGATGGAGATTACATGTAGCTCCTTTTGTTCACAACAAGGGGATTTCTTGGACAAAGAAAACTCTTCACCAAGACAGAGCCCAAACTGTTGTGATGAAACGAACGGAGAGACTTGCTTATCAACCGATGGGACATTAAACAGCAGTCCTGTTCAGAGTGACACGGATACCTCCATGACAGGGTCATTACCAGAAAAGAGACTTTCATATGAGCACCAAGAAGAAGAATCCCTCCAAACATTAGAAGACCAGTGTAAAATGTTACCCAATACTCTCAACCACATAGTGGAGAAGAAGGAAACACCAAAATTATCCTCCTGGGCTGATTTGTTTAAAGTCAACTCTAATTCATCACCAGGAATTACTGTTAAGGCACTGAGTACTGTCATGGCTACAAAAACTTGCGTAGATGTTAAGAAAACAGAGGCCCGAGTAGCTCAAACCATAATTGGGGTTGAAGAAGACAAGTACGCAAAACAGTTTGCAG AAGCTATACAGAAACAGCAATTCAAGTATAGTCATCAGGCGTTCATCCCATGTGGGCTAATAAACAAGGGAAACTGGTGTTACATCAATGCT ACATTACAAGCATTGGCTGTGTGTTCACCGTTCTTCAACCTGTTGAGGCAGTTGCCTTTTATCAAAGACAAAGGACCAACATCTACACCCATTCTAGACAGCAT GGTAACCTTTGTGAATGAATTTAAGGTTATGCCTGTGAAACAAG GAAACTCTGCTAATAAGCCCAAGACAGACTTCTGTGTCAGTGATCCAGTTGAACCTTCATATGTCTACAAGATGCTTTCAACCATTCAAAGTTCGCTCTCAGCAAAA GGTCGACAAGAAGATGCTCAAGAATTCCTCAACTGCATTCTGAATGGAATGCATGAAGAGATGCTACAACTTTCTAAAGTGATCTCGACCCCACTCACTG AGAATGAGATTGCAGAGGTTTTGACTGACATTGAGAACATTCATGCATCTGGGCAGGAAGATGATGGGGACTGGGAAGAAGTTGGACCCAACAATAAATCAGTAGTCACCAGAGTG GGGACATCCCGTCAGTCACCTATCTCAGACATATTTGGTGGATTCCTGCGTTCTTCTGTTCATCTGGTGGGGTTGAAGGACTCTGCAAATGTTGAACCTTTTTTTGAGCTTCATTTAGATGTTCAG CCTGTCACGTCAGTGGAGGAAGCcttgaaaaatttggttttgaaGGAAGAAGTGCAGGGTTACACTTGCTCAACAACAAAAGTTCAG GTTGATATTTCTCGTCGTGTAACGCTAGAAGGTTTGCCAAAGATTCTTATCCTTCATTTAAAAAGattcatttattccaaatctGGAAGTCAAAAGTTACAGAAGGTGATTGACTATCCCTTGGAACTGATTATTGGCAAAG AACTGTTGTCGTCAAGCGTAAAACACAAATATTCTGCGGCTCAGAAAACCTACAACCTTTTTGCCG TTGTTTACCATCATGGAAAGAATTCTTGTGGAGGTCATTATACATGCGATGTTTGCCATCCTTTTTATGGCTGGATCAGAGCAGATGACACGAGACTTAAAACTGTACCCTCGAGCTACGTTTTAAAACCCACACAGGGTAAAGACCCTTACATGTTGTTTTACCGCAGGACAGACCTCATGCCCTAA